A segment of the Prochlorococcus marinus CUG1438 genome:
AAAGGGAGATAGGGATTTTATCTACAGACTTATTGATTTTTACAGCGATGGCAAGCTTAGATATTGCAGTTGTTTTTGAAAATTGGATAATAATTTTAGTTTTTACTATTTTTGGTTTATTTTGGAATTTGATTTGTATTGCTTATTTCGCCTTCTTTATATTTGACGATTACTGGTTTGAAAAGAGTTTAATAGAGTTTGGTAATTCTACGGGTGTAGTTGCTTCTGGATTACTTCTCTTAAGACTTGCGGATCCCAAAAATATTTCTAGAACTCTACCAATTTTCACATCAAAACAGCTATTTGCACAGTTAATTCTCTCAGGTGGACTGTTTACAGTTTTGGCACCATTAATGATATCTAAAATCGGAATTGATTATTGGACAGAAATTTGTGCTGTTATTACATTTGCAATTCTCCTTGTTGCATTGATTTTTAATAAAGGAGAAATGATAAAATTTTTAAAATAACTCTAGAATGTATTCAGATTCAGTTTGTTTTAATGTCATTTACTTCTTACGATATTCCACCTCAAGAAAATAAAGGAAAGTGGTTTAGAAGTCATCTACTTGGCAGGGAAATAGAACTGGGTGAATTGTATAGTCTTGGATCAAACGATTTGGATTTGCTTATGGCTGAGACTGCAGAAATAAGAAGTGACCTTGATTTTAAAGAAAAGAATATTGGAAAATTTAGGACAGCAGGATATTTTTTGGAGTTAGCAAGGATAATTGAGAAAAGGAAGCTATTAGAGGGCTAATCAGAAGGGAAATAATTCTTTTTAGAATTTGGGTCCCATAATTCGTATTTATACATTAAAGTTTTAAATTTTATATTGTTTTCAAATGAATCTAACCAGCTCTTTATTGAGGGCTCCAAATAATTTGTTCTTTTTTGACTTTCACAAGCGATTTTAAACTGTCTTACAAAAGGCCAAATAGACCAATCAGCGATTGTGGGGTTCTCTCCAAAAAAGAATTTTTTTTCTGTAAGAAGTTCGTTCCATTTCTTGATAAATTTAATTGCTTTTGAGAAATGAAATTCTTCATTACTATTTTGATATCTTGTGGCATATTTAAATCGATCTAAATGATATTTGAATTCCTTATCGTTTTCATTAATTATTTCAAAAATATCATCCTTTTTGTTCTCAGGGAAATAAATTAATTTGATATTTTTCTTTTTTGACTCTGTGAGAGCCCATAGGATGATTTCAAGACTTTCTTGAATAACTTCACTATTTTTTTTTATAAGTATTGGAACAGTTTTCGTCTTTGAATTATTTAAAAAATCTAGAGGTTTATTTTTTAAATCAATTTCTCTTATCTCTACTTTTATATCGCAAATTAACAGGGCCCATCTTGCACGAATTGCATATGGACATCTTCGAAATGAATATAAAATATCGTTTTTCATATTGTAAAAACTTTTAATTTCCCTAATTCTTTTAGTATTATTTAAGTAGGAATAGTTTTAATTTTACAACGCAAATGTCGGGATATGTTTATCTTATTAGAGTAGGAGACCTTTATAGGATTGGGAAAACGGATAATCTTGACAAGAAAATTAAGAAATTAAAGCCAGATGAATTATTAACATCAATTATGACAAAGGAGCCAGAAACTCTTGAAGCAAGATTACTAAGAAAATATAAGTCGCAAAGAATTCCTGAAACTGGTTATTTAAAGCTTTCTAAAAGACAAATTAGAGAATGTAAAAAGCAATTTGAATTAAAGGGTAGCTTACCTCACACTTTAGATGCTGAAGTTTCAATAACTCTATTTGCATCTTTTATATTATTTTCATTAAGTTCCTTTATTCTTAATTATTTAAATTTTGGATTTGTAAAATCTATATCTTATTCTTTCGGAATGGCATCTCTACCAATGGTTATATTATTTATTACAGGTAGTTTTGGCGGATACTTTTCTGAAGATTTATCTCTTTTTTCATTGTTAACTAATCGAATAAAAGGATTATTTATTGCAATTGCAATGCTTTCAATGGCTTACTTAATTTTCAATTTAGGTTGAAATTTCATAATTACAATTTAAGGCAATTTCAAATGGAACTGATTGGGTAGGTAACTTAAGAATAGTTGAGCATATTTCAGCAATATCTTCAGGTTGTGTCATGCTTGATTTGTTTAAGGAAGATATATTTTGGGCCATTTTTGTATTAACCCAGCTTGGGCAAATTGCTGAAACCCTTATATTTTTATCCCAACCTTTATTTTTCATCGTTTGGCATAATCCCATCAAAGCAAACTTTGAAGAAGAATAAGCGGCTAAATCACCTTTAGATCTTTTCCCACTCATTGAAACTAAAACAATAATTCTTCCTCTGGCTGAGTCACATAAATGATCCCAAGAAAGCCTACATAAATTCCAAATTGCCAAGAAATTGATATTTAATGTATTTAAAATATCTTCTTCATCACCATCTTTGTATAAGAAAGGAACTTTTGATAATACTCCAGAGCAATTTATTACTGAATCAAATCCTCCAAATTCATCTACGGTATTCTTTATCCAATTTTCGGCTGTAATTTTTTTTAATGCATCATAGTGGTTAATTATAATTTTCCCATCTGGCCATTTTTTTGGATCAATAGCGCTTCCTTTTAATGATTCTAAATCTCTTATGCCAACACTAATTCTATTACCTTCTTTTAATTCCTTGTGTGCAATATTTAGTCCAATACCTCTACTTGCTCCACTTATTAATATGGTTCTCATTTTTAAACTATATATTTGGAAATATTATCCTAAGTAACATTTTAAATTCTCTACCATGCATAATCATAAGACCTTTCTTTACACTCCATGGAGCCTTTATAAACATAACGCACATCGCATATACAATCTCTTTTAAAGAAAGAGTATCAGTTAGAAAACCATACCATTGATTTTTAGGTAGTTGGAAAAAACTGCCAAAAAATTCTCTCAATAGTTTCTCGTCAAACCTCATGAGTTTTTCTAATCCAAATTGGTAAAGTGATTTCTTCCTAATTAATTCTTTTGACCATAAAGTTTCCCAACCTTTTCTAGCAATATGATAGGTGCTTAGATTTTTGTTTTTAATTGCTTCTGAGACTGCCTTAGCTACAAGTGGAGCTCTTCTTAAAACATTACCAATTAAATATCCAGATGCAGGATGTACCATTGAAGCAGCACCACCATATCCAAGTATTTGTTGCTTGAAATCTGGGATTGGCATGTTCATAGGGAGAAATAAGCCAAGCTCTTCATGTTGCATGCTTGTAATAGATATATTTCGATAAGAAAGTCTCTTCTCTAGTCTCTCTTTTAGATTTTCCATTGTTAGAGGATTTACTAAACCAAGAGAGGTCTCTTCAAGAAAATACTTACCATCCCCCATATCCATGGCATAAAGAAAAGTTGGCGGTTCTTTTTTTTGCTCATGGTTAAGATGGTCATTTCTATAGTCCATTAAAACAAACTGCCCTTTCTTAAGTGGAGGTTTACTAAAATTTCCTACTATTCCATAACAAGTTTGGACTGCTAAGGGACCACATGATTTTAATTTAAGAAAAACAGGATCATATCCTGTCGCATCTACTACTAATCTTGCAGAGTAAGTCTTACCATCTTTTGTAGTTACTGTACTTTTGTATTTTTCAAAATTTATTTTGTTTGCAAAGCCTTGATGCCATTTAATAAGAGACTTATTGCATTCATTAAACCAATAATTGTGGAGTTTCTTCTTATCAAATAGTCCATAATCTAGTGAATGTTCCGTGGCTTTATTCTCGTCGTCCTGTTCTTCTAAAGCACCATGTCCAAAAAAACTTACAGTATTCTTCCATCTATATTCAAGTAAATCTTGAAGCCCTAGTTGATCAACTTCCTTTCCCCAAATGCCATATGTGTTAGGCCAAGGCTCATCTGGTCCATTTGGAGAAAGCACTTCAACATCTAATTTTTCCTTCCCTAAAGCTGAGGCAATTGCCATACCTGCAGGCCCTGCACCCAAAACAAGAACATCTGGCATATTTTCTTTTGACATTAAATATAAATCTTATGATTGAAGAAATTTATGGAACAAATAATAACTTCTGCTAATAGGATTATATATTCCATCCAATACTTGTAATGAGAGTAGGTTAATAATAATCAAATTACTCAAATACTAGTGACTAAGTTTTCAGTGTTTTAACAATAATTTATAAGATTACAAAATAAATAAAACTTTATTTATTTTTTTATCATAAAAATAATATAGAAATTTAAATGATTAAAAATAAAAATATTTTAATTACTGGAGGTAATTCAGGAATAGGTTTTTTTTCCATTATTAATTTACTAAAGACGAAAAATATTTTATATGTCGTAATAAAAAACGAATTTAGAAAGAATGAATTTCTAAAAAAAATTGAGAAATATTTTGATAAAAATTTCCTTAATAAATTTTTAAATATTATTGAAAATTGTGATCTTTCAGATCTAGAAAATATTAAAAAAATTAAAGATTACTTTATTAGTAAAAAGATTTTTTTAGATGTTGTTGTTTTAAATGCAGGATTACAATATACAGGCTCTTTTTACCCTAAAGTATCGAAACAAGGCATAGAACTAACTTTTGCGGTAAATCATCTTGCACATTTTTACTTGGTAAATGTCCTTAAAGATTTTATTAAAGATAAAGAAGAATCTAGAATCATTATTACTTCATCGGATGTTCACGACCCCAAAAGTTCAGGTGGCAATATAGGAAAGAAAGCAGGACTTAATAATTTAGTTGATTTTAGGGAAAAAGTAACTGGGCAATTTTTAGATTTTAATGCTGATGAAGCTTACAAAAATAGTAAGTTATGTAATATTTTGTTTGCTAAAGAACTTCAAAAAAAATTAAAACTGTCCTCCAGTAAAATTTCTGTAATTACTTGGGCCCCTGGTCTCGTAATACCAAATGATGATTTGGGTTTTTTTAGATACAGTAAACGTTTTAATCACTTTGGATATTTAATTTTTTCTAAAGCTGCAAAAAATATTTTAGGAATTTCTGAAAGTATAGAAAATGCTGGAAAGATTCTTTCTAAGATTGTCCTGGATTCAAATTTAAATGATATTGGTTTTATACATTTAAGTAATAAACTTATATCTTTTAAAAAACATAAATTAGTTGAAAGTAGTGTTAGTAATGAAGCAAATAGCGCTGAATTGGCTTCAAAACTCTGGATTTTAAGTGAAGAGATTTGCAGATCATTTGGCTTTGTTACTTTCAATATTTAGGGTTTGTGTTGGGAATGCAAACTCAATATTATTAATTGCGAATTGCTCAATTATTTTTAAATTTATAGATTGTTGAGCTTCCATCGCAGCAAGATAATTATTTGTTGGTATGTAATAAACAAGTTCGAAATTAAGACTGAAGTCACCAAATTCTGTGAAATGACATCTATCAAAAGACGCATCTTTTGTCTCTTCAACAATTTTTTTTATTATTATTGGAATCAATTTCATAAGTTTTGGAGAGGTTTCATAAACAACTCCTAAGTTATGCACTAACCTTCTTTTTTCCATTTGTGCGTAATTTGAAATTATTCCATTTGTAAGGGCGCTGTTGCTCATTACTATTACTTCTCCATTGATACTTCTTATTCTTGAGGATCTTACCCCGACCCTCTCAACCATTCCAAGGACGCCGTCGGATTTTATAAACTCACCTTTTTGAAAAGGTTTATCAAGCAAAATTGTTATGTATTCAAAAAACTCCTGAACTGGGTCTTTCAAAGCTAATCCTGCTCCAATACCCCCTGCACTGAGTAAAGCCCAAATAGCAGTCATTTGCACACCTATATTTTGTAAGAAAAAGATTGAACCAATAGTCCATGTTAATGCTTTTATTAAAGGAGTAAGTGAAGATATCATTGAACTGATTGAGGAATCATTTATTTTCGATGTCGATTCTGTTAAGGATCTGATTAAGACTTTGTTGAGAGCTTTTATTATTATTATCAATATAAATAATTTCAGAATATTCAATGATACAGAGATAAAAGTTATTTCATCAGCAAAAAAATAGTCAATTGAAAAATAAAATGAGAGAAGAAAACCTATAGGTTTAATAATTCCAGAAATGACCTCAAAAATAAAATCATCAAAATTTGTTTTTGTACGTTTGGAGATCTTTTTGAAGAATATTTTTGAAAGTTTGGAAATTATTATCGACAATAAAATTCCAATAAAAAAAATAGATATTGCAAGAAGGATGTTTTCAGTAACAAATTGCATATTCAAATAGAAATTAAAAGTTTATCTTTAATAAAATTTTAAATTATCTCTAGGTAACAAACCAGTCTTGATATTTCTTTATCTAATTATTATATTTCTAATTTCTTTAAATTCTTTTCTATCTGCAGTTTTGCATAATTCAAAAATTATTGATTCAGTAGTAGTTAAGATCGCCCCCTTCTGAATCATTCTCTGCAATGCTATTTCATGATCGACCCTATTTCGACTGCTCATAGCATCTGATACGAGAATAACTTCAAATCCTTTTTGTAAACAATCTAAGGCTGTTTGTTGAATACAAATATGTGTTTCGATACCACAAACTATCAAATTTGTAATTTTCTTATTTTTAAGTTCTTCTAAAAATTCTTTTATGTTAGCTAAACTAAATTCCATTTTCTCAATTTTTTTAAATCCATTTTTGGGCAATAATTCAGGTATCGTTGCACCCAATTTGGATGGGTTCTGTTCAGATAAAAAAATGTTTTCTTCTA
Coding sequences within it:
- a CDS encoding glutathione S-transferase N-terminal domain-containing protein is translated as MKNDILYSFRRCPYAIRARWALLICDIKVEIREIDLKNKPLDFLNNSKTKTVPILIKKNSEVIQESLEIILWALTESKKKNIKLIYFPENKKDDIFEIINENDKEFKYHLDRFKYATRYQNSNEEFHFSKAIKFIKKWNELLTEKKFFFGENPTIADWSIWPFVRQFKIACESQKRTNYLEPSIKSWLDSFENNIKFKTLMYKYELWDPNSKKNYFPSD
- a CDS encoding GIY-YIG nuclease family protein, with product MSGYVYLIRVGDLYRIGKTDNLDKKIKKLKPDELLTSIMTKEPETLEARLLRKYKSQRIPETGYLKLSKRQIRECKKQFELKGSLPHTLDAEVSITLFASFILFSLSSFILNYLNFGFVKSISYSFGMASLPMVILFITGSFGGYFSEDLSLFSLLTNRIKGLFIAIAMLSMAYLIFNLG
- a CDS encoding SDR family NAD(P)-dependent oxidoreductase, whose translation is MRTILISGASRGIGLNIAHKELKEGNRISVGIRDLESLKGSAIDPKKWPDGKIIINHYDALKKITAENWIKNTVDEFGGFDSVINCSGVLSKVPFLYKDGDEEDILNTLNINFLAIWNLCRLSWDHLCDSARGRIIVLVSMSGKRSKGDLAAYSSSKFALMGLCQTMKNKGWDKNIRVSAICPSWVNTKMAQNISSLNKSSMTQPEDIAEICSTILKLPTQSVPFEIALNCNYEIST
- a CDS encoding lycopene cyclase family protein; protein product: MSKENMPDVLVLGAGPAGMAIASALGKEKLDVEVLSPNGPDEPWPNTYGIWGKEVDQLGLQDLLEYRWKNTVSFFGHGALEEQDDENKATEHSLDYGLFDKKKLHNYWFNECNKSLIKWHQGFANKINFEKYKSTVTTKDGKTYSARLVVDATGYDPVFLKLKSCGPLAVQTCYGIVGNFSKPPLKKGQFVLMDYRNDHLNHEQKKEPPTFLYAMDMGDGKYFLEETSLGLVNPLTMENLKERLEKRLSYRNISITSMQHEELGLFLPMNMPIPDFKQQILGYGGAASMVHPASGYLIGNVLRRAPLVAKAVSEAIKNKNLSTYHIARKGWETLWSKELIRKKSLYQFGLEKLMRFDEKLLREFFGSFFQLPKNQWYGFLTDTLSLKEIVYAMCVMFIKAPWSVKKGLMIMHGREFKMLLRIIFPNI
- a CDS encoding SDR family NAD(P)-dependent oxidoreductase, which gives rise to MIKNKNILITGGNSGIGFFSIINLLKTKNILYVVIKNEFRKNEFLKKIEKYFDKNFLNKFLNIIENCDLSDLENIKKIKDYFISKKIFLDVVVLNAGLQYTGSFYPKVSKQGIELTFAVNHLAHFYLVNVLKDFIKDKEESRIIITSSDVHDPKSSGGNIGKKAGLNNLVDFREKVTGQFLDFNADEAYKNSKLCNILFAKELQKKLKLSSSKISVITWAPGLVIPNDDLGFFRYSKRFNHFGYLIFSKAAKNILGISESIENAGKILSKIVLDSNLNDIGFIHLSNKLISFKKHKLVESSVSNEANSAELASKLWILSEEICRSFGFVTFNI
- a CDS encoding mechanosensitive ion channel, coding for MQFVTENILLAISIFFIGILLSIIISKLSKIFFKKISKRTKTNFDDFIFEVISGIIKPIGFLLSFYFSIDYFFADEITFISVSLNILKLFILIIIIKALNKVLIRSLTESTSKINDSSISSMISSLTPLIKALTWTIGSIFFLQNIGVQMTAIWALLSAGGIGAGLALKDPVQEFFEYITILLDKPFQKGEFIKSDGVLGMVERVGVRSSRIRSINGEVIVMSNSALTNGIISNYAQMEKRRLVHNLGVVYETSPKLMKLIPIIIKKIVEETKDASFDRCHFTEFGDFSLNFELVYYIPTNNYLAAMEAQQSINLKIIEQFAINNIEFAFPTQTLNIESNKAK
- a CDS encoding hydrolase, which codes for MKGHEKSSDKLSSKVSALLIIDVQEKIIRAIFKKDSITKNIKKLIDAYQILEENIFLSEQNPSKLGATIPELLPKNGFKKIEKMEFSLANIKEFLEELKNKKITNLIVCGIETHICIQQTALDCLQKGFEVILVSDAMSSRNRVDHEIALQRMIQKGAILTTTESIIFELCKTADRKEFKEIRNIIIR